Genomic segment of Melospiza melodia melodia isolate bMelMel2 chromosome 13, bMelMel2.pri, whole genome shotgun sequence:
CATCCACGTGGGTGCACACATGGGCATCCATAACTACTGACCATGAGACTTTATGTATAAGCTTCCTGAGACTTCAAAAAGTATTTTTAGGATACAGCAAATGGAAGGGAGAATACCCCACTAGATCACCAGTCTGATGGTTTTTGATGAATAAATACCTAATTTGTCCAGGAACAATAAGCTTGGCTTGGTGTGCAGTCAAATTGGTTTTATGTACTATATTTGGCAGCTTTTTATTATTTTGCAAATACATCAGTATCTGCTTTGTGATTTGGTAGTGAGACTAATTAGAACAATACAGTAAAATTCCATTATAGCTCCTCAGTAAGGTTCACTGtaatcttaaaataaaaaaattaaaatccatcCAACTTCACCACTCTATGGTTGGTTAGTATATCATCCCAGTGGGTGTTTTCCTTCAAAAACAAGCCCAAAGAGTACCTTCTGAATGCTCTGAGGCAAGATAGCAAGAGCACTCATTGGCAGCTGGAATACAGAACTTCTCCCCATTTTAAAAATCCCTCTTATTCCAAGTAGATTTCACTACAGGCAAGTCTACTGCAGAGCTCAGAAGAACAGTACACCCAtaaaaagcaaagtgtgcaacAATTTCACTGGCAAGGCCTTGCTGCCCTCTACTCACCACcgaaaatacaataaaaatgcCTCTGATCAGTCCCATTATTGCCCAAAGGGAACAATTCCAATCTTAGCATGTACACAGATGGATGATTATTGATCATGGCAAAACCCGAGTCAAAAGGTGAAAGGCCACAAAGCTTCAGCACCTACCACATATCAGCCTTTAGCAGCAGAGAGCAGAAGAATTGGAGACTTACATGGTAACTTACATGGCGGTGGGGATAAGCCACTACGATTTAAAGTGCCACCCATTAAAACAAAGTTCATCTCCTCTCCAGAACACTGGAATACTTCCACATAACGGTCCTTCATCATTTTTTTGTGACATTTTTGAGCCACCATAAAGGCTTTGTCAGCAGATTTCATTTGGATAAAAGCATCGCCTGACGGTCGTCCCTAGGGGAGGCGGGGAAGTAATTGTAGGTCAGTCTGTTATGAAATCACCCAGATCACAAGAAATGCAGAAAGGACTAAGATCAAACATCTCCTGAAAGCCTGTATCCTTATTCCTTTTCTGGCACAAATGACTCACAACTCAACAATTCTATTTAGGAGCAGAAAAATCAAGACTCATGCAACAAGTGCCCAGTTAACACAATGCTGCTTCAGTCCTCTGCAGAAAGAAACAGAATCATGTAGCACGGAAAAAAATGTGGAGGTCTCTCATCCAAAAGCTGTTCAAAGCAGGACTAACTTTCAATTTACGTCAGGCCACTCATGGCCTTCTCCACTTGAAATCTGAGCATCTCCAGGGGTGAAGGTTCCATATCACCTCTGGGAATCTGTTCAGGTGCTTAGCTAATTTCTCattgtgattttattttttcccttttccatcaACTGGAATGGGAGTTTTTGGATGTAGTTTATTCACATTGTCTCTTATTCTTTTGCTGTGAAGCTCTAGGAAGAGCCTGGCTTTGCCTTCCCTACAACTGCTTTCAAGGTAATAGTACAACAGCATAAAGTTCCAGATCCTTTCGTAAAGTCCATAGCTGCATTGGAAGTTGATTTCCAGGCCTGATTTTCTGCAATCTGACAGATACCTGTCTGtataaaatacaaaaaactttCTTAACCAAaaaaatatacacacacaaaagAAACTCCTAAACAAATATAGTAGATCAGTCATTTGTTTTCTTTAATACCTCAGTATTTCTCTCATTAAGAGCTTACTTTTAACACAAGACAGCAGGGAAAATATATCTCTATGATCACATCATTAAAATACACCCAAACCACAATTTTTAATTATCAACTCTCTTTAAAACCTGAGCAACTGCTCATCAAATTAGAAAAAGCTCATTTTGACACAAAGAGCACTCAACGCAGCAGGAACCCTGAAGTTGACAGAGCAGCTATGCCATCTAAAGGAGAGATTTTTGTAATGTATCTCCAGCTTCTGGCTGAAAACAACCTCCAGGATAAGGTTATCATTCAAAGAACAAGCTTCATCTTTCCCAGGCTGATGCATATATACatacagagagagaaaagcaAGGGTGTAtgtaaaaggggaagagaaatgAGGCAAAGACAGATGAAGAGAACATTACATTTTCCCAAGGCTGGAGAAGACTAAAGCCAAGATCAGGTAAGCTGCCCTGACTCCTAACCTGTTCAGTCAATGCAAAGTTACTCCTCCCATGCAAAATGCCTTACCTGCTGATTAAGGACCATGTGAACTCCATGGGGCTTGATATCCCCCGTGGCATCTCCCATAAATTCCAAGATGTCATCAATGCCAGCAGTGTAGGGAAGGCCCCTGAGCCGCACGCAGTCGCGGACGCTGCCCGTGGCGATGGTGTACGGAGGGGGGATGActgggatgatgggagttggaagGGTTGGAATAAGAGGTGTTGACATGTATCTATTGAGTACCTGTTGGCAGAAAACCCACAGCAATGCAGATTTACAATCATCTGTCTGAGCACAGGGCAGTTCTCACAATACTATTTCCAACAAACCCTTCTTATACTAAGTCACTGCAGTTACTTTTCTGTTGGGCATTTGAAAGTTTTAAACTCAGAAAAGGAGAGAGGAAGGCTAACAAATTCAATTTGCCAGACCCCAATGACAGACTTTTCTCATGTCAATATAAAAAAGTTAAAAGTCTATTACTGTTTATGGCATCTCAAAAAGGAACATCTGAAATCACATCTGTGCTAATAAACCAGTATTGCCACACACAGTTCTTAGTTAAATCAGGGTAAATTAAAACCAATCATTTTAAAAGGACTGAGACCTGAAATAGCCAGTAAGTGAAAGtactaattttaatttattttaaaaactgaTTGGTTAAGTGAGAGTGCTTATTTGTTTAACCCCAGTGCTCATCTCCAAGTACAgattttctgaggaaaaaataaaagttaaaGATAAGAATATAGGAGACTTTGATCTCAACATTTTCTCTTGACTCATTTCCAAATGACAAAGGGATCATACAAAACATGTAGGGGCTTACTGCTGAAAACCATTTTTACTGATGATTATCACAAATAAACACATTCTGCCAAAAGAGCTACTAAAAGCAGGTCACAAAGCTTTAGTTTTGTTAAAAGTTATTTGGCTTAGGGAGTTGGTTTCAACAATGTCCTTGTAATGCATTTCAGGACAGAAGTTTCTCTTAGTTGTGTGGAGAATATTGCAATTACTTTGTATTACACTAAATAGATGAGAGCTGGCTTTGATTCTTGTAATTACTCAAACAAGTAGCCCataatttcctaagaaataatCTCTTGCCCAGGCAGCAAAAAAGTTTGGGTGTCATCCTAGACAGCTGTCATAGAGGAAGAAGCAATGAATATAAGCTATATCCAGGTCTCCCTAAAAAAAGTGGAAGCAGAGACTTGGTTGCTGTGACAGAGTGATTTTGTTCCTTAGAGGATTTTGCTTCCTTCTCCCTCAGGAGGGAAGTTATGGGGGACAGGGAAATGCCACGTCCCAATCCTCACAGCCCACAGATTCTTTGCTGTTGTAATATCCATATCACAGTAGTGGCAATGATCTACAAGTGTGGATATCCTTTCCCTTGCCCCATCCCTTCTACAGAAAGATTTCTCCTGTCACATAAATTGCACAGTAACTGTATTACACTTTTATAGCCAGTGGTTATGCAAACACCTGACCAAACCTAATACTGGTTCCCCCTGGAGCCACCAGTCTAGAAGTATTCTGTGTCAGGAAGAAAAATACTATATGTGATATTTTTCATAGGGACAAGCTGCTGGTGACAAAATATAATGGTTTTACCAGTTTAAGAAGGTAATGATAGGAACTGGTGAAGGACAGGGGAAAAAGGAAATATATcacctcagggaaaaaaaaaaaatcacttccttTCACCAAAAAAACCAGATATATCCTCTTAATTCTTAGTTTCCAAGAAAGCAGTTGCTCATTTCATGCATCCAGATTTGGATTTAATATTAGAAATTCTGTACATGGAGACTAGCATTTAAAGACTGCAGATTCTCAAGAAGTATTACTACAACACTATCAATCTACTATATTTTTAGAATTATTTTTGTGATTTCAGTCAGcctttaaggaaaagaaaaacatgatTTTCACTTTATAGCCTGAAGGAAGGTAAAAATTAAACCACCCAAGCAGTGgcagcttaaaaaaaaccccaaaaccaacaccCCCTCCCCGATCAAAGCAAAACCAATGCTGCACAATTTTCCATGCCCATTAGGAAATATGTATTGACCTTTCTTAACATTTTTCATATAATAAATGTTCATGATTCTCTACAACATATTTGTGTGTAAGCATTAGAAGAAATGTTTCAACTGTTCTGTTTTGAATCTCACAATCAATAGTTACAACCTGTTGGACCTCTGCCGCTGTGCTCCTGAAGAGTTCAATGTAACGTTTTCCAAGTATTTCTTTGTGCTTTTTAAGTGCATTCTGTGCATATTCTTCACAGGAAAACAACACAAATGCATCTCCTGTGGGCCTGCCATCTGGGTACTTGACAAAGAGAAGTCCCTCTTTCCCTCCTGTGACTGGGCACTCCGGCCCCAGGAAGCCCAAGACATCTTCCTGGGTAGCAGTGAATGGAAGGCCTCTCATCCTGATGATAACTTGATTCTCCTTGGACAAGAACTGGGCCACTTCATTGGAGGTGCCTGGCAGAGAGATAACAGCACGTGGTCAGCTAAGAACCTGTGGTCAGGGCTGGGCACCCAGTTCCAGGGGATTCAGCAGCAGCGGGGAAGCACTAAGGAATACAGTAGGTAAGCAGCCAGCAACAAAACCAGACAAGACCCAAAACACTACTAACTCTCAGCAATCTGTTTTGAGGGGAAAACCTCTTCATCTGCAAGTGCttcatattttaataaaattggAGCAAAGATAAGATCAGTGTGAATTAATACAAGATACATGGATGCTTCCACTGCAAAGGCTGGTCTTCCTCCAAGAAGGAGGAAAGTCTGTGAACATCACAGCTCAAATGCTCATAGCTCAGTTTCAACAACTTGACAGGGTCAAACATTCTTGGAAGACAAAACAGGAAAAGCTACTTCATTATCCATTTGCATCCTCagtcaaggaaagaaaaaagaacttGAACAACATTCCTACGAACTGAAGTAATCACACTGAACTTCAGCATCACTTACCTCCTGCAATTTTTAAGAATTCTTCTCCAGTTGCTTTGTAAACCTtgaaagaaagaacaaaaaaaaaccacatgaaAATCACAATGTTCAGTTTTAAATGACACATATACTTTCAAGAGAATTGTGTTTTGGTACTTTGAGGAAAACAGAAGTGCAGTTTGGTTTTAAATGAGCACGTAGCTTAAAATATTCAGGTTTCTCtccaaagatttgtttcaagTTACAGCTTTTTACCTCAATGTATCTGCTACCCATGTGATGCTTGTGCCTTTCCAGGGCAAGGTCTCTCTGCTCAGAATTGACAAACCGAACCAAAGCCTCCCCATTTCTTCTTCCTTGGGAATTCAGGCAAAGAGCCACACCACCTCTGGAAGGTAAAGTCAACAAATATAAGTTTAGTCTGAAtctttaatatatttaataaacaACTGTGTAAGAATAGTAAAGGAATCAGACTTAAACATGAAGATTACAGATGTAAAAAGAAATTGCTACTATCCAAAATTTAATTTTTGTTGTAACAGAATTATACTTTAAAATCTGTTTAATTGAGCTCGTGGATCTCATGTTGTTCATCATTTTCTCAACTCCCATAAAGTTGCAAATTTGTCCCTCCTATTATCTCAGATGTACATTTGAAATTCCTCAtctctctaaattaaaaaaatatattttttcagtgTTGGAGATCTGGAATATATATTAAGTGACAGGTATGATAAATAACCTCACTCTCttcatatatatgtatacacataaATCTATACATAGGTATATACATGAATCATATGAAAATTTATTCCAAACAGTACTTAGAAGTTTCTGAATGTGGCCTGTTTAAGAGGTATAGAAGAATAATAAGTTGGCACAAAATTAAAGCTTTTTTCATGCCTTGGCCTCTGCTTTGATTAATGCAGTAGGAGTTTCTCCCTTTTGATACTAGCAATAAATGAATGTATATTGGCTTTCCATTGATAAGTCTCTTTTCTTCTTCACACATTTCTAAACTTTCTCTTGCACACTCTAAGGCTGATAAACCTGTTCAGCTGTCATGGCCACAGCATGGGAAGGGGTCAAGTGGGGAAAGACTGAAGGACTCCAGTGGGGAGAGTGGGGGATGTATGTAAAAGAAATATTAAAGGGACTTGGTTTTAAAGGCAAAGTGATAAAGTGATAAAGCAAGGTTAATTTTCCTTATCTTACTTGGCAATGTTGAGTCCTTTGAAAAATCGAGCGATGTCCTGGTCTGAAGACTGCCATGGCAAACCTCTGGCACGTATTACTGTCTCACTGTCCACAGTTTCAGACTTACTGctgcacagaaagaaaaaagaagacaaacTAAGCTTTCATCCAGGTTTTCCAATATTTTACCAAACTTCAGATTGCAACTAACTGAATTGTAAATTTGGAGCATATTTTCTGTTGAGACTCTCCTATCTCCATTATTcctttcaataaagaaatggaagATAACTTGGATAATTCCTTTATATCTACAACACTGTAGATGCACAATGTTGTCACCACATTGCAGTTCCTTAAACAAAAAAATAGGAAAACTGCCTCAATGCAAAGTAATGAGGAACTGAATTGATTTTATTTGAAAGATCTAGCAATCCAAGCAACACAAATGACTTATGCCTAAAATATTTCAGTCTGGACACTGAAATGCATTTGTAAAGAATGAGCCATCCTGTCCCTTCATGCCTGAACCCAACACCCAATTCAGCATGTAAAAGCACTTTGGGAAGCACCACGCAGCTCAGCTCATGCAGGGTGCACTGGCCATCAGCCCTGTTGACTTAGGGAAAGTTCACAAATATTTCTTCACCCTGGGTAAGATAAAACAGCCTCGCTGCCATGCAAAACAGAGGCAAGAGAACAAAGAGCATTTAACTTGCAGTGACTTTAAAGAGGTGGACTAAAGTGCAGCATTCAGCATGCCAGCCACAGTCTGGCTGCACTGCAGTGACTGCTGAGTACACTGGGCtgttctcaggagccagcctgctTTCACATGACCATGGGGAAATATTCACAAGCTTTCCTTGCCGTACACAAGACTCATCTTTGTTTGTAAACAACCGTGACAAGGGCACTTACCAAGGACCTGTTTCATACTTGTGTTTCACAGTTTCAGGCTCAGTAAATATGTGATCTGTGACAAAACAAGAAGTTTAAATATAACCAGAGTCAGAGATTACTTAAGAATGACAGCATCACTGCCAATTCTTTCAGAAAAGAAGGATTTCAGCATTCAGTATAAATAGTTAACTTACTACAACCTTCTGAAAGCATGCTGAAAATGATAGCCACCATGGTCTTCACTTGCCACACGCCAAAGTCCTCCTCTGCTTCATCTGTCCCTAAGCCTAGATCTAAACAGGTGATTATAGAAAATAACAGACTTGCACAATCCTTTGTAAACAAGTCATAAGGCTTTCCTGAAATTAGCACAGAACTAATAATCAAATGTACTGGTCTTAGCAGGGACATGTGGCTATTAGACATGTTACTCTGCTCATAAACTGGTTTATATTCACTGCAACAGACCACAGTTTGAAAACTATTGAGAGCTTACATAATCTCAGTGTTAATAGTccaaaaaaggaaaagctgaCTAAGTTCCTATCACTTTAAACATAACTGAACTTCAATCCCATTCAGATGGGCCCCAACAATCTCTCTAATTTGAACTAAGATATAGAGTATTGTTTGGGTCttgtttttgctttattttcaacTCATTTTAGTCAGGATCATGCAAGATAACTATTATCTGCAAACAGTGGAAACCTGCAGGCCAGCGGGTGCTGAAAAAGCCCACTGACAGCTCAGCTTTTCCTTTAAGATCAAGCACCAATGCAGGAGATGCTTTTCTTTGGCAGATTTACTAAATATGGTTTAGAAATCAATTAGATTCaatttggggggagggggggaaatgCAAGCAGAGCCACTCCCCTGACACACACTTAAGTAGACACTCCTTTCACTTTCCCTGTGAGTTTATAAAACCCACATTTAGTTTTATTCTTCTAAACTTTGTAATAATCACAGAGATAAAACTCAAGGAACTGAACTGCTTGTGGGATATAAGCTGCAGCAAAAGGATACATTCTGCCATGGTCTTGATAGTCTGGTCTTTCACGGCGGCTGAACTAGGGTAGCAAGTGTGGAATTCTTTGCGCAGATCATAAAAGGAATAGAAGCAGTCTGACAACAAGAAGTTCTACAAGGAAGGCAAAAATACTTGGTTTATACATGCTAATCCTTTAAATTTCAAGTAATACTTTTGAACTGAATGAGGCACTCTCAGAAATTACGTAGTTCCACATCACCAGCTTGTAGGTGATGGAGCAGTTTGGTTCCTTTGTAACACAGTTCAAATTCCATAACTACAGAACTGGATGTCTACATGAACAAAGTCAAATAACCTCTGGGAGTCAGACCCATGGAAAACAGCTGGAGAGGATggctgggaaaaaaatattttaatatgtcTACGTTTTACTGTTAATTCCTATTTTTGACACTATTTTATCTTTTGTGGCTACACTGAAAAGCAGATTTGTACCAAACCACAAtgacaaattttaaataaatattgtcACGGAATACAAAATCTCTTTCAGCAACTTTCAGAAAAAGACCCAATAACTGGCCAGCTCCTTCTATGTCAGCAGGTCTCATTCTTGTGGGGTTCCTGCAGACCCTGCTAAGCCAGCAAACTCAAGAGTCACCACCTTGCACAAAGGCAAGGTTCTCCTCCCTGTGCATGACAGGGTGCTCTAAACCCTCCAGGAACTTGGAGCAGAAACTGCTGCTTCATGTGGGAGTAGCAAACAAGAAGCAGCTCTGCTTCCCACTGAATAAATGTAGATGGGGAACCACTGCCAGGCCACACCACCACCTGTGTGCTTACCCTCCACAGGACACTGGTTTAATACAAGCCTAAGCAAAGCAATAGTTCTCCATCACTTCTGCTGAGGTTTGATCTGTACCTTTGTTTATACTCCACACACAGAATTCAAAGTACTTGTATTGCCTCTGTCTCTATCCTGTTTTTCCTAATTTTCCTATTCCTTATGCTCATCTGGGAGTCCAAGCAGTGTGGCTGACTTTCAAGAGTAAGTGCCTAAAACAACTACTCATGGCTCAGGCAGGGAAGGAATCATCTTCAATGGTCTTGGGACACTCCAGCTCCCAGGTGGAATTGTATTACTCCCCTCCCAGTGCTGCCTCTCTGCACCAGTTCTGATCTTGTACCTTCTTGGATGTTTCTGGGTGGAGAACTTGTCGGATGAGTAACTGGCCATCACTGCAGAGTGTGTAAGAGCTCCTTCCAAGTACTTTCAAATCACTGGATACCAGCTGACTAAACTGgaaaatgaagagaaattttTATTGTAGTGACTGATAATTTCATGCACCAGCCATTACTTCAGCACTTTTTAAAAAGGAGATAAAGTAATTCAACATTTTGTAAAAGTTTTTGAAAAAACATGATGGAGAACAGACATGGGCTCCTGATTAAAGAAGGTAAATAAACTGCATGCATTTGTGGAATAGCAAACAAGAACACCCAgaatatagtaaaaaaaaaaagactaattaGGAAGATACAGCAGAATTATGAGTTTATATGAAAAGTGATAATACTATACTGGTAATGTACAGAATCTGGACTAACTATAATTTAAGTTATTAAATATTTGAAAGAACTTTGAAGATAAATCACAACATTGATTTTGCAATACCCTTTCTTCACCTATAGCACCTCTGATTATAtccttaataatttttttttagttcaaaaacaaaaaacctactCATTAGGTTTTAATTATGTTTCAAAAGTCATATATTAAGAAAAGCCAAACAAATAGTGATCTAATACCTTCAAAAGTAAAATGATAATCAAGTCACGTCCAAGCTAAAAAAGGTCTTGGTATAGCTAAAATGTTATGAAtactagatttaaaaaaaattattcccagcTCTAGGGTGGCTAACCCCCAGCAGATTAATTCTCAAGAGGAAAGAGCTCCAGCTGTCTTATTCTACTTTATTTTCCATCCTTAGATAACAGTTTCCAGCCTTTTATTACTCCCTACCAGTGTTAAATTCCTAGCTCCTAATAAGTCAGCTAGCATATTATAGTACCTACATGTATCAGTAAGCAGTAGCTTGTTAACTAATTTTCAAGGGGACAAATGTAATTATTCTAAGCTTCCCTCTTGATGCTACTCCCTCCCAGGAAAGCATCACCTCACAAACAAGCAATAATTACAATCACAATGCAATAGCCACCCACTGCTCTCAGCAACAGACTATAACTCCAAAACAACCACCCCCAAAAGCAAATTAAAAGTTGACTTGAGACTTAGACAATATCTTTGTGCTGTCTTTTAACCTGTGTATGGGGAGAAAAGAGAGTTGGTTTGTTTTATCACAACACATGTGACACTACATCATTACAGTCTCTGCTCAGGAAAGGTGATGTCCTAATGACCTGATCCCACAGCTACACAGAACCCAAGTGTGAGCAAGAGTTGCAGCACCTGTAGCCCAAAGGTAAGGCTCCACAAGGGAAAACACGTGTATTGAACATGATTTAGAAGGAGCAGAGACATGATCATCCAAGCTTTATTTCAAAATAACTGCTCAAACCaatccaggggcttgggcagctgACCAGAGTTCCACTACCATTCTGAGTTCAGAGTTCTGTAGTAGTGGGTACTACACATCAAAACAGGGAActgaggggcagagctgggtAAGGGGGGCACTCAGCTCAGCACCTTGTGTTAAGTTGCTTCATTTGCAGATATATTTACAGATATAGACAGGAACATATCTATAAAGTGAAGTTACTTAATAGCAGAGAACATATTTGAAACTATAAGAAGGGTGAATATCCCCACAAAACAAAAACTTTTATAATGCAATTGTCCGCACACTACCAAACCACACAAAAAGAACAAATACACCACCAACAGATGGTGTATAACTAACTAAAACAACTAACTAAAAATCAACCATCCCAAACTTGCAGATTCCCAAAGCCTGTTTCCTCCCAATTGCTAGTACAGGTTGTGGTCCTACCACAAGCCGAAGTCTTGAAGAACCTGAGGCTTTAAAGCCAGTTATTGTTCAAAGATGATTTAAAGTCAGAAAATTGAGATCTGAGAGTGCTCAAAATACCTCAGATGATGTGTAAAcatcaaaaaaagaagaaaattccaGTGGACTCCAGAGGAACCACTTCAGAAAAGTAGTTCTGTGGACGGCCACAGTCACAGACCAACAACAAATATTCTCACCACAATAACACACATGAGAATTGCTTTCTTACTAAATGCAGCAACttattagggtttttttgtttaactAATGCACACAGTAAAGAGCAAATATTTGTAAAAAGGGGTTGGAAATGGTGATAGGAATCAGCCTCCAGAGGGGGTGCACAGggattcttgctgaaaggaaGCAGAGTCTTACTGATGAACAGCAATAAAACACTCCCCAAACCTTCAACTTTGTACCCTGTGTTACTGGAGATGCTCAAGAGCCAATACAGGCAGTGCAGTTAGGGAGCTATTTTGATCAGGTACAAGAAGAAATCTAACCCACACAATCTGAAGAAAGCAACAAATGtaagcagcctcctgctgtacaCATAAAATGTAAGAACTGTAGATCAAAAAGACGTCATCAAGTtagaaaacaaaaggagaaaa
This window contains:
- the ESRP2 gene encoding epithelial splicing regulatory protein 2 isoform X6, which produces MTASHSDSLVVLFGATAGAYGAKLGSDERELILLVWQVVDLQNKKVGTLHKSLVKADNLDLSDQCREVSGLTPEGLGKAEPLDRVLQQFSQLVSSDLKVLGRSSYTLCSDGQLLIRQVLHPETSKKNFLLSDCFYSFYDLRKEFHTCYPSSAAVKDQTIKTMAEYLGLGTDEAEEDFGVWQVKTMVAIIFSMLSEGCNHIFTEPETVKHKYETGPCSKSETVDSETVIRARGLPWQSSDQDIARFFKGLNIAKGGVALCLNSQGRRNGEALVRFVNSEQRDLALERHKHHMGSRYIEVYKATGEEFLKIAGGTSNEVAQFLSKENQVIIRMRGLPFTATQEDVLGFLGPECPVTGGKEGLLFVKYPDGRPTGDAFVLFSCEEYAQNALKKHKEILGKRYIELFRSTAAEVQQVLNRYMSTPLIPTLPTPIIPVIPPPYTIATGSVRDCVRLRGLPYTAGIDDILEFMGDATGDIKPHGVHMVLNQQGRPSGDAFIQMKSADKAFMVAQKCHKKMMKDRYVEVFQCSGEEMNFVLMGGTLNRSGLSPPPCKLPCLSPPAYAAFQTAAVIPAEAAALYQPQALLPSTRTPQASAAAPPTVTYYPAQAAQLYMNYTAYYPSPPVSPTTVGYIAAPPGAVAAAATATHTPILPQPGALVRMQGLPYNTGMKEILSFFQGYQLQADSILMLYNFSGQPSGEALVTFPSLDLAKQAVAERNGQLLGSRSVQLHLV
- the ESRP2 gene encoding epithelial splicing regulatory protein 2 isoform X2, encoding MTASHSDSLVVLFGATAGAYGAKLGSDERELILLVWQVVDLQNKKVGTLHKSLVKADNLDLSDQCREVSGLTPEGLGKAEPLDRVLQQFSQLVSSDLKVLGRSSYTLCSDGQLLIRQVLHPETSKKNFLLSDCFYSFYDLRKEFHTCYPSSAAVKDQTIKTMAEYLGLGTDEAEEDFGVWQVKTMVAIIFSMLSEGCNHIFTEPETVKHKYETGPCKSETVDSETVIRARGLPWQSSDQDIARFFKGLNIAKGGVALCLNSQGRRNGEALVRFVNSEQRDLALERHKHHMGSRYIEVYKATGEEFLKIAGGTSNEVAQFLSKENQVIIRMRGLPFTATQEDVLGFLGPECPVTGGKEGLLFVKYPDGRPTGDAFVLFSCEEYAQNALKKHKEILGKRYIELFRSTAAEVQQVLNRYMSTPLIPTLPTPIIPVIPPPYTIATGSVRDCVRLRGLPYTAGIDDILEFMGDATGDIKPHGVHMVLNQQGRPSGDAFIQMKSADKAFMVAQKCHKKMMKDRYVEVFQCSGEEMNFVLMGGTLNRSGLSPPPCKLPCLSPPAYAAFQTAAVIPAEAAALYQPQALLPSTRTPQASAAAPPTVTYYPAQAAQLYMNYTAYYPSPPVSPTTVGYIAAPPGAVAAAATATHTPILPQPGALVRMQGLPYNTGMKEILSFFQGYQYAPDDYNGLIQLSDQARSVLQAPKEWVCL
- the ESRP2 gene encoding epithelial splicing regulatory protein 2 isoform X1, which translates into the protein MTASHSDSLVVLFGATAGAYGAKLGSDERELILLVWQVVDLQNKKVGTLHKSLVKADNLDLSDQCREVSGLTPEGLGKAEPLDRVLQQFSQLVSSDLKVLGRSSYTLCSDGQLLIRQVLHPETSKKNFLLSDCFYSFYDLRKEFHTCYPSSAAVKDQTIKTMAEYLGLGTDEAEEDFGVWQVKTMVAIIFSMLSEGCNHIFTEPETVKHKYETGPCSKSETVDSETVIRARGLPWQSSDQDIARFFKGLNIAKGGVALCLNSQGRRNGEALVRFVNSEQRDLALERHKHHMGSRYIEVYKATGEEFLKIAGGTSNEVAQFLSKENQVIIRMRGLPFTATQEDVLGFLGPECPVTGGKEGLLFVKYPDGRPTGDAFVLFSCEEYAQNALKKHKEILGKRYIELFRSTAAEVQQVLNRYMSTPLIPTLPTPIIPVIPPPYTIATGSVRDCVRLRGLPYTAGIDDILEFMGDATGDIKPHGVHMVLNQQGRPSGDAFIQMKSADKAFMVAQKCHKKMMKDRYVEVFQCSGEEMNFVLMGGTLNRSGLSPPPCKLPCLSPPAYAAFQTAAVIPAEAAALYQPQALLPSTRTPQASAAAPPTVTYYPAQAAQLYMNYTAYYPSPPVSPTTVGYIAAPPGAVAAAATATHTPILPQPGALVRMQGLPYNTGMKEILSFFQGYQYAPDDYNGLIQLSDQARSVLQAPKEWVCL
- the ESRP2 gene encoding epithelial splicing regulatory protein 2 isoform X4 is translated as MTASHSDSLVVLFGATAGAYGAKLGSDERELILLVWQVVDLQNKKVGTLHKSLVKADNLDLSDQCREVSGLTPEGLGKAEPLDRVLQQFSQLVSSDLKVLGRSSYTLCSDGQLLIRQVLHPETSKKNFLLSDCFYSFYDLRKEFHTCYPSSAAVKDQTIKTMAEYLGLGTDEAEEDFGVWQVKTMVAIIFSMLSEDHIFTEPETVKHKYETGPCKSETVDSETVIRARGLPWQSSDQDIARFFKGLNIAKGGVALCLNSQGRRNGEALVRFVNSEQRDLALERHKHHMGSRYIEVYKATGEEFLKIAGGTSNEVAQFLSKENQVIIRMRGLPFTATQEDVLGFLGPECPVTGGKEGLLFVKYPDGRPTGDAFVLFSCEEYAQNALKKHKEILGKRYIELFRSTAAEVQQVLNRYMSTPLIPTLPTPIIPVIPPPYTIATGSVRDCVRLRGLPYTAGIDDILEFMGDATGDIKPHGVHMVLNQQGRPSGDAFIQMKSADKAFMVAQKCHKKMMKDRYVEVFQCSGEEMNFVLMGGTLNRSGLSPPPCKLPCLSPPAYAAFQTAAVIPAEAAALYQPQALLPSTRTPQASAAAPPTVTYYPAQAAQLYMNYTAYYPSPPVSPTTVGYIAAPPGAVAAAATATHTPILPQPGALVRMQGLPYNTGMKEILSFFQGYQYAPDDYNGLIQLSDQARSVLQAPKEWVCL
- the ESRP2 gene encoding epithelial splicing regulatory protein 2 isoform X3, yielding MTASHSDSLVVLFGATAGAYGAKLGSDERELILLVWQVVDLQNKKVGTLHKSLVKADNLDLSDQCREVSGLTPEGLGKAEPLDRVLQQFSQLVSSDLKVLGRSSYTLCSDGQLLIRQVLHPETSKKNFLLSDCFYSFYDLRKEFHTCYPSSAAVKDQTIKTMAEYLGLGTDEAEEDFGVWQVKTMVAIIFSMLSEDHIFTEPETVKHKYETGPCSKSETVDSETVIRARGLPWQSSDQDIARFFKGLNIAKGGVALCLNSQGRRNGEALVRFVNSEQRDLALERHKHHMGSRYIEVYKATGEEFLKIAGGTSNEVAQFLSKENQVIIRMRGLPFTATQEDVLGFLGPECPVTGGKEGLLFVKYPDGRPTGDAFVLFSCEEYAQNALKKHKEILGKRYIELFRSTAAEVQQVLNRYMSTPLIPTLPTPIIPVIPPPYTIATGSVRDCVRLRGLPYTAGIDDILEFMGDATGDIKPHGVHMVLNQQGRPSGDAFIQMKSADKAFMVAQKCHKKMMKDRYVEVFQCSGEEMNFVLMGGTLNRSGLSPPPCKLPCLSPPAYAAFQTAAVIPAEAAALYQPQALLPSTRTPQASAAAPPTVTYYPAQAAQLYMNYTAYYPSPPVSPTTVGYIAAPPGAVAAAATATHTPILPQPGALVRMQGLPYNTGMKEILSFFQGYQYAPDDYNGLIQLSDQARSVLQAPKEWVCL